A window of Heptranchias perlo isolate sHepPer1 chromosome 40, sHepPer1.hap1, whole genome shotgun sequence genomic DNA:
GACTCAGTTTCACAATGGGCAATCCATTCACCAACAGTGGCCTCAGGGAACGCCCAACCTAAATGTTTTAAGAGGCAGAACAGTCCATCAGAATGATTTTAAAAACATACCTAGAAGTTTGTAAACAGATGTTATGTTTTAGCCGTAGATTAAACCAGGCCTCCGAGCTTGCTCTTCAGAAAGTAGATGCCTTTCTCCAGTTGCTgaactttctctttctccccggtGAGGTGTTGGTTCTTTCTGAATTCCCGCTTGATGAATGTATAGTAGTACTCTCGGTCAGTGTACTGGAGATTTCGGCCCTCGCGCAGGAGAGCACGGTAAAGATTCAGCACAGCCACACGTGACCAGGTCGCCATGACAAGAAAAATCAACCAGTAAAGTTGGCACTGCTGTCCAATCAGTGTGAAAATATCAGTTTTGCCATACCtgagaaaaaaagaaaagttgATTCTCCACCAACATCAATGgatgaattacacagaatgtacagcacagaagcaggccattcggcccaactagtcgatgccagcgtttatgctccactcgagcctcctccctcccctacttcatctaaccccatcagcatatccttctgttcctttctccctgatgtgtttatctagcttccccttaaaggcatctatgctagtcgcctcaaccacttcACGTGGTAGCAAAttacacattctcaccactctctgggtaaagtttttcctgaattccttattggatttattagtgactatcgtatatttatggaccctagtCTTGGATTcccccaccctatcaaaccctttcataattttaaaggacctctattaggtcacccctaagccttctcttttctatgatgtggagatgccggtgatggactggggttgacaaatgtaaagaatcttacaacaccaggttatagtccaacaattttatttgaaaatcacaagctttcggagattatctccttcgtcaggtgagcgtgacCTTCAAGGAGTACCacgctagagaaaagagccccagtctttcctgacagtcataatctctcagttctggtatcatccttgtaaatttttttgtaccttctccagtgcctctatagcccttttgtaatatggagcccagaagtgtgcacagtactccaagtgtgagaAATAGAAAACAATTTTCACTGCCATGAACTCTCCAGTGTTGCCACTAGTATTTCACTATAAAGCACAATGGTGGGTGTGTAAAATTTTAACACGGTCCTCTTTCCATTTGCAAAAGATACTAGATTTTTCTTCTAAACTTTGGTTGTTTCTGGAGAGAGCATTTTCAGCTctatcacttgggtgaggtactggtggCTACAGGTGTATCACCAGTGGTAATAGTAGAGCAATCTGAGATCAAAGTATATTGGCACAGTGTTACAGTGTAATACCTATAGTGCCATTTTTCCCCACAGTGATTTGGTGTCAATAGTCATTGTTCTCCTTAGGGAAAAAGAGAGATAAACTGCAAACACTGGAGATATACAGCATATCCATCAGCAGTGGGAAGAAAGGAAAGATGTAGACTTACAAAGTGAAAGATAAACAAGTCCCCTAAAAGGTCTAAACAAGATCGGGGGGAACACAAGAGCTCAAATAATCCCATTTCCACTCTGACCTTTCCCATCTCTGGTTTTTGACAGTTCAAACCAAGCTCAATATAAACTTAGTTAGAATCTCAACTTTCCCCTGTTCAACGTGCAACCCTCTGCTTTGAATTCAACTGTAGTAATTTCAGGCCTTAGCTTTCTCCCTCATTTTCTTAAAAGCACAGGGTGCTTGGGGCACACTTATCTATCTGGTGGCAGGGTGGGGGGATATGTTTCAGGTatagaccttttgtcagaatacagttctgctgagAGTCCATTCCTGGGAACTGAGAGGGGTGGAGTTATCAGTCTGGTCTATTTTTTCAGGTGCTAATGGACCtagaatcatagtatggtacagcaccaaaggaggccattcggcccatcatgcctgtgccggctctttgaaagacctatccaattagtcctactccccctgctctttacccatagccctgcacatttttcccctccaagtatttatccaattcctgtttgaaagttattattgaatctgcttccaccccctttcaggctgtgcgttCCAGATTGcaacaactcgctgtataaaaaaaaaagtgtatccTCATCttgcccctggttcttttgccaattacctgttGTGTATTTTCAACACTttgtttttttcagatttccacctaTTCATTCCCCCCCATTTCATTTCCTCTGTATTTTTTCACTTTTCATTCACCCGTTTTGGAGGGGTGGGTGCGCGTCTTTTCTCTGCCTTAAAAACTTTCATACCTTTTGTTCTTTTAACTCCCTTTCACTGCCTAACTGAGATGATCTTTGTACACTACCTAATACTTTCACCATTTACCAAAAAAGCCCGTTTGCTGGCCGATCAACCCATCAGCCATCTCCCCGACAGCAGTCAGCACTGTTGACTCTATCCTTTACttattctctctttcccccctccccccacccccccccacccttattTTGTTCTGTCCTATTATAAGGGCTCGCTTATTTTCATCTTCTGAAAAAGGTTCTCAAAACACGAACCtcccttttcagatgctgacagacctgtgtAATTCCAACATGTCCTGCTTTTACTGCTCCCCTTAACACGCTGAGCACTGAGCAAGGTGAATAACTACAGATAAAATTCCTAAAAACTAAAGTTGTGAAACTCTGTTCTCACCCCCACTAAGGCACTCGAGATAGAAAAGTCAGGATATTGATCTGTTCTGATGTACACAAGTAGGAAGAATAgaggaacagaatattttttaaatggtgagaaactattaaatgttggtgttcagagagacttgggtgtcctggtacaaaaaaaacacaaagttagtatgcagggacagcaggtaattaggaaagcaaatggcatgttggcttttattgcaagggggctagagtacaagagtagggaagtcttactacagttgcacagggctttagtgagacctcactaaaggttatgctggaattgtataaaacactggttaggccacagcttgagtactgtgtacagttctggtcacattacaggaaggatgtaattgcattacAGAGGGtatggaggagatttacgaggatgatggcCGGGAATGgacaattttagctatgaggaaagattggataggctggggttgttctctttggaacagaggaagctgagatgtgatctaattgaggtgtacaaaattatgaggggcctagatagaatggataggaaggacctatttcccttagcagagaggtcaataaccaggggcatagatttaaagtaattggtagaaggattagaggggagctgaggaaaacttttttcacccagagggtggtgtgggtctggaactcactgcctgaaagggtggtagaggcagaaaccctcaactcatttaaaaagtacctggatgtgcacctgaagtgccgtgacctacagggctacggaccaagtgctgaaaagtgcgattaggctgggtggttcattttcggccggcacggacacgatgggccgaatggcctccttctgtgctgtaaattttctatgattcgcacatggagtactgcgtacagtttggtctccttatctaaaggaagtatatacttgccttagaggcggtgcaacgaaggttcactaggatgagagggttgtcctatgaacaGAGGTTGGGtaaaatggacctatactctctggagtttcaaagaatgaggggtgatctcattgaaacatataagattatgagggggcttgacagggtagatgctgagagattgtttaccCTGGctagtgagtctagaactagggggcatagtcgcaggataagaggtcggccattcaagactgacatggggaggaatttcttcacgcagagggttgtgaatctttggaattctctaccccagaggtctatggatgctgaatcattgaatatattcaaggctgagatggataacatagaaacatagaaaataggaacaggagtaggccattcggcccttcgagcctggtccgccattcaatatgatcatggctaatcctctatctcaataccatattcctgctttctccccatacctcttgatgccttttgtgtctagaaatctatctagctccttcttaaatatgttcagtgacttgacctccactgccttctgtggtagagaattccacaggttcaccgccctctgagtgaagaaatttctcctcatctcagtcctaaatgtcctaccccgtatcctgagactgtgacccctcgttttggacccccccagccaagggaaacatcctccttgcatccagtctgtctagccctgtcagaattttatatgtttcagtgagatcccctctcattcttctaaactcgagtgaatacaggccgagtcgacccaatctctcctcatacgagagatagatttttgaactctaggggaatcaagggatatggggctagggtaggaaagtggagttgaggttgaaaatcagccatgatctgattgaatggcggagcaggctccaggggccgtatggcctactcctatttctcatcatCTTATACTTCATTCAAACCTGACCATTTCCCCACTGCCGATCACGAGCCTGACTCTTGACCTTTACCTGTTGTTCTTATTGTTACCATTTCCCTCATTTTGTGCAGTGGACTGATGCAGATTTTCCCCTTTCCTCCAGAAAATAGTTTCTACTGCATTACATTTCTTTACATTAAATGTAAGCTGCTTTGATCAGCTCCAGCACAACACGTGACCCAAGCTGACATTTCTTTTCCTCTGTAAAAAGGAGCCTCAGTCGCCCAGCGCCAGACCATCCTGCCACAGCCTTTTACTCAAGTCTTTGAGTCTTCAGCGGTAGAAGGGAAGACTCCTAGCCAAAAGCAACAGGTTGGAATCCTAGGCTTGACTGTTCTTCATACCCAGCTAGCCTCTATAAACAGTTGAGATAAGCATAACTAGGTTTTAGCGATGGTACTGGACAGAATGACTAACAGCACCACCTTCAAGAGGGAAACACTCTCTCAATATGATCCAGTTCTGGCACTCCCTCAGAAGCAGTCCCAATGTTTGCTCCCCCTCCAGTCTGCATAACAAAATaggattaaaaacagattatatatatatatatatatatatatatatttaaaatccaAATTAACACTATTTACTTTTAACGCTGTTACCCATACATTATATTCTGATTATCAGCCGCAAACAGATATACAAAAATCCTGCTAAATTAGCAATAAGAAACTTCTGACACCTCACAGAACTATGCCTGCACACAGTCAGCAACTCAACATTCTTACTGAATACATACCTCACTCATGGCTCATTTAACTGGGTAAACTTCTGACCTTGTCCACCAAAGGGGTTTAgtttgacaaaagggaatacccaaaatgttaacctgcattttctctttccagatgccGACTGGCTCActgtgcattttctgtttcagatgTCATGATGCATGTGgggggttattttttttaaatcaacattTTGAGTTTAAAGccctttttccccccccctcccctcctggaTTGTACCAAATGGCAACTCGGGCTCTGTAAAATTAAACCAGGGCATGTCAAGAAACAGCAATCAGGATTCGAAATGGCTGACTGCCCTGATCATCTGGTTAAATGTGTTAAACTTCACCACAATGTAAAGGCCACTGGAAAAAGTTCACCAGAACCTGGGTCACTCACACCGGAAGTTCCGCCCCCACCCGCCGGCGATTGGATCGTTCCCCCGCAACGCGGCCCTCTGATTGGCCACGTCCCCTTGTCAATCACGTCGACCGGCCCAGCCGCATTCACACCGTGAAAAGCCCGAATTCCTTGGCGACCGCGCATCAAAAAAAATAAACCAACCCAATAACGTTCTTAAACGATCCGATCTGATGCTTGCCAACCGAATACAATGCCGAAGCGTTAATGTCACTCACCTCGCTTCTGCCCCGCGTTCTGCTTTAATTCCGCTCCCACCTCCGCAGGAGGAAGAATAAGATGGCGCCCATGTCCCACAATTAATTCCGGTTCACGCCCGACGTCGTTACGTCACTGGTTGCCATCGCAGGGCGGGGTCAAGTGTGACCCCATTAAAGGGAAGCCTTTTGGAAACATGCCCATCCCTTGAATGGGGGGTCACTCTGCCtgtctgataagaacataagaaatgggagcaagagtaggccattcggcccctcgaacctgctccgccattcaataagatcatggctgatcttcgacctcaactccaatttcccctagagtccaaagatctatcgatctcgTCCGGGGTCTttgtccgcacccaggtggcccTGGACTCCGGAGAGGGAGCGTGCGGTGCCAGCCGcagctcagtggggagcactctcgcctctgagtcagatgtttgtgggttcaggccccactccagaggcttgagcacattatctaggctaacactcccagtgcagcactgagggagtgctgcactgtcggaggtaccgtatctcagatgagatgttaaaccgagggcctcgCCTGTCTTCTCAGGTAgatttgtaaaagatcccatggctctatttcgaaggggagcaggggagttctcctgtgtccatggccaataattatctctcaaccaacatcgcttaaaatacagattatctggtcattatcacaatgagggataaatattggccaggatactgaggagaactgccctgctcttcttcaacataatgccataggatctttacgTTGGCCTCTCCAATGACTGCCTGGTCAGTTCCGGATTCACTCGCAGCTGCTATGTTCTCATCAACTCCAGCAGAGAGACACCTACAAGTGAGGAATTAGTTGGACAGTCAGAAGGGTTGTGACAGGACAAGTCACTGAGCGCTAGTGAGAATGAGGACCTGGGAGTGGAACCTTGCTGTTTGTCCATAGAAGGGGGAGAAAATACTACCCTTGGCTGAGGTGCCTAGAGATCCAAATCTTAGGCCCAGTCTTCAAAGGAACAGTGATTCCGGAGCATCAGTCTTATGTGGAGGCAGTTTCCATGCATATGGTGCAGATGATAAGTAGAAGGAGTCCAGTATTCACATCTGCAATAAATTTTTCATGACCTGTATAACATCCTGGAGACTGTTAGAGCTCAGGAAATTACTGCAGCAACAAGGTGCCAGGAAGAGCATCTAAGGACATTGGTGGCATATGGAGTGTCAGCTACCAATGCTTCATTAGATGCTTTGAACAGAACACTTTCACAGAGCTTTCAAGTCCTCATTGGGACTATTTGGTCTGTGATGAAACCAACCAGTAGCACCTCTGAGCCCGAGCCCAGCACAAATGAACGGGTGCAGCTATCACTCTCTGGAGGGTGGCAGTGAGCCCACTTCCTTAAgatccctccactgccttcaCGCGAGGGAGCTTCAGACATGGACCCAGCCCCTTGCTACTGCAAGTGCCATACTGCCAGAAGCTGGTTCTTCTGGACACGAGAATCACTTCAGGTCTCTAAGGCTCCAGGGGACTATCCCAGCCGCCCACCACTTAGGGAGCAGTACACTGGAGTACTGTAGTAGATTAAGAACTAGAGCAAGCAAGTTAGATGGCACAAAGGGTAGTCATGGTGTTAAGAAGTAGGAGTAGAAAGGTGGGGCAGGGTGGAATATATTTTGTTGGCACTTCCTGGTAAATATTGGTGTTTCAAGTAAAGACACCTAGGTCACATAGAGCTGAGTTCACTTCTGTGTCTGCTTTCAAGCAGTGGGAATTAAACGTTGGCGAGAGAAATGTAAACTATTTTGTTAAGTTGCTGGGCAGAAATTGTAGAATGTGAGGGACTTTGTGAGGGTGCAGGACTGACAGATGTGTAGTGGATTATTTGGTGAATCAGTATCAGACCCAGCAGAAGAGTTTTATCTGCAACATTTCACTTCCAGTGTTGTGTCAGTCCATACAATCTGTCTATTAGCACACATGGAAAATGAGGCAGGCTAAAAATATATGCTGTGTATTTATAAAGCAAAGCAGAAGGCAAGAGGCTTTATTACCAAGGCATAAGTGGTCCCCAAGTAGGTTTTGAACTTCTATGTACTTAAAATTTATCTCTGGACCACAAGTAACCAAGCAACGTTGGCAGCTAACTCTCCTGTTCCaattcaggaaagactgagccgGCTGGGGTGTTTtgttccagaaaagagaaggctgagaggtgacctaatagaggtccttaagattatgaaggggtttgatatagACATAGAGAAGGTTTTTCCACTggagggggaatccaaaactaggagtcatagaTATGATAGTCACCAatcaatccaataaggaattcaggagaaactaggatgtggaacttgctaccacatggaatagttgaggcgaatagctagATAAGTACgcgaggcagaaaggaataggttatgctgatagggtttgatgaaggcTCGTGCGGACGTTGTATGAGGATAAGATACAGCTCGGCTGTGCTGCCATCCACAACAAAATAGCTTGACCAACACTTGATGATGTACATGCCACTTGGGTGAAATACTGGAACTGAACCTTAGCAtaaatcagtgccttcaggagaggagaaattgtgtgtgtggggatggGAAAAGAGAAGAAATAACACTCAAAATGCTCATCAAACAATACAACCCAGCTCCAAGTtcaatttggattttgaaaagattGTATTGCACATTAATATACTACACAATATAGTCACTGAATTGAAATCATCTTATAATTCGTTTCTTGGCACTAAATTTCCATTCTGCTCTATTATCTATATTTCTGAATTCAAATTGgatcattcaattttttttagcaCAAGAAAAGTTATCAGTAGACATGTTTATTGCTATTTGGGCTCACAGCTCCTGCTGAGCAATAAATTTCAAAACTTGAATtgtgtgttagcctttattgcaacaggggttggagtacaagagtaaggaagtcttgctgcaattgtacaggactttggtgagacctcacctggagtaccgtgtacagttttggtctccttacctaaggaaggatatacttgtagatatacttagaggcagtgcaacaaaggttcactagattaatgggatgagagggttgtcccaagaggaaagattgagtagaatgggcctatgctgtctggagtttagaagaatgagaggtcatctcattgaaaaatataagattctaagaggacttgacagggtagatgctgagaggccgtttcccctggctggagtttcTAGAACTTGGGGACAGTCTCAGGCTAagaggtcagacatttaggactgagatggggaggaatgtcttcactcagatggtcgtGAATAATTGGAATTCTCTAAACCaaagttgagtatattcaagaatgatatcgatagatctttgggggaaaGATCAAAGagaaaggaaatcaagggatacggggggtCAGGTgcgaaagtggagttaaggtcgaagatcagccatgatcttattaaatggcggagcaggcttgaggggccgtatggcctactcctgcttccatTTCTTATGTTGACTCGTTCATTTCTACACCTCCATACAAACAAaaccaattttatttgaaatcaaaaTTAATTGCTGGAAGTGCCCAGCACTGTTccaatacgaacatatgaaattgacgggcaggaaaagaccaactggcctgccccacactcatgatgactGGAGCACCATAACCAGACACTCCCCCACCTCTTGCAGCTATCCTGGGAGACACACAAATccagagaaaaacccagggccgacagaggagaaaaaaaacactctggaaaattcctctccgacctcctCAGGTTATTGAAACCAGTCCGGATCACCGTGATCTTTTTTAATTGACCCACACCAAGTATTTATGGTTTGATTCAGATGCTTacagacctgttgtgtattttctATTATTGCAGACATCCAGTTCTTTTTTAACCAAACATTGGCAGGACTGTTTTTAATGCATGTTCTGGTTTGCACCCAACAATAAGCTACACAGTATTAAGGCCATTAACAATATCCTTGaataaaagacaacaaatagtCAGGAGACAGCAAGTACACTCATTTTTATTGAAAGACTTGGTATTGTATTTAATATCCAAACACATCCAGATAGCCAATGGAAATTAAATCAGTCATAGATGGGTTACAGAGGCAGGGGTTTTATAGATATCTGGTTGACTCAATCAAGTGCCCTCTTGTCCAAATTAACTGGACAATTTGGTGGAAATTCCCAAACTTCACTTGAAAATTAATTAAGAGATGGGCAGGATCACCCTTTAACACGtttgtgcattttctgtttttacacagAATGCAAGGGGCTGAGAGAACACCATGGGATTGCATCAACAACTAAGGATTTGTAAAATGGTAACCAGTTATTATTTTATAATACATACAGCCTGGTGAAACTCCCCAGCAGCTTTATTTTTGAAAGTTCCAACATCACATCATGCAGATGATTTTTTAAATCAGCAACTTTTCACCTCCCGTGTTGTGACATTCCTTACAAACGGTCTGTATCAGCTCACGCTGCGAACGAGGCAGGTTAAAAATGTGTGCTGTGTATATTATGAAACAAAGCAGACAAGGCAACTGGTTTTATTACCAAGGTGCAAGTGGTCCCGAGTAGGTTTTGAACTTCTACAAACTTAATATTTATCTCTGGATCACATGCAACCAAGCAACGCACCTGGCCGTCCAGATATTAAAAGCCTCAGTTACAGGACAATAACCAACACTgtaaccatcaattacagatgctCTTGGAAGTGACAGCTTTCTTGGTTGGTCCTTCACTGCTGTGCGAACAGAATTTCCATTATCGTGGGGTGATT
This region includes:
- the LOC137305683 gene encoding mitochondrial ribosome and complex I assembly factor AltMIEF1-like, giving the protein MATWSRVAVLNLYRALLREGRNLQYTDREYYYTFIKREFRKNQHLTGEKEKVQQLEKGIYFLKSKLGGLV